Proteins co-encoded in one Pseudochaenichthys georgianus chromosome 22, fPseGeo1.2, whole genome shotgun sequence genomic window:
- the LOC117467488 gene encoding uncharacterized protein, translating into MSRRKIFKTEHLQRQVKNYSEHCCVPLCTASAKFNGVLSFHGFPTELELRRQWLVKIRRDNFTISSHSKVCSRHFATDQLIEPKTLDGRRRLVKGAVPTLFEWNHFTAQTPRASVWERRERPTEPVSREEQEEHMDVRDHDYCSAPEPASLDMSSQATEDNSKTVEDLQKQLQELRVQREFCLQRFAGSDDNIRFYTRFPSYNHLMAFWFLIEPSIYKMVRVTRAISAAKRNEEVVTHARPSTRQLLQPIDEFFLFLCFLSVGLKERDLANRFNVHQSTVSRIIATWTSFLTTLLGSQCIWLTPAEVQAHLPEAFKDFPDTQVILDCTELRCQTPSSLLLQSEMYSTYKSHCTMKALVGIAPHGAVTFVSSLYGGSVSDKEIFKQSGIAALLTENMAVMVDKGFLISDCCKCKVYCPPFLSKQKQMPAYQVRETQAIVRLRVHVERVIRRIKENKLFDGVILLSHAYNINQLFAVACMLSNYQNKALVKKWVVLLCPHYKVTPLHPRHKKLTLYLPDAADKEVYSQTPLGILCVGEHPQLNPSSVAIILEGNVVMDGPANLPQAFCVLFGLIYALQLEYPKVFFGMNPDRGSKAEMKGKKRHHIPPKLSKLVTELKEFDWHM; encoded by the exons ATGAGTCGACGGAAGATTTTCAAAACGGAGCATTTGCAAAGACAAGTAAAGAACTACTCCGAGCACTGCTGTGTCCCACTTTGTACGGCGTCAGCTAAATTTAACGGGGTCCTAAGTTTCCATGGCTTTCCGACCGAACTCGAGCTGCGAAGACAGTGGCTGGTTAAAATACGACGCGATAACTTCACAATCTCCTCTCACTCCAAGGTCTGCAGTCGTCACTTCGCTACGGATCAACTAATAGAGCCAAAAACCCTTGATGGCCGTAGGAGGCTTGTGAAAGGTGCTGTACCAACTCTGTTTGAGTGGAATCACTTCACTGCTCAAACACCGCGGGCTAGTGTTTGGGAGAGAAGGGAGCGGCCCACTGAACCAGTCTCTCGGGAGGAGCAGGAAGAGCACATGGATGTCCGTGACCATGATTACTGCTCAGCCCCTGAACCAGCTTCACTGGACATGTCCTCTCAAGCTACAGAAGACAACTCCAAAACAGTGGAGGATCTGCAGAAGCAACTGCAGGAGTTAAGAGTCCAGCGAGAGTTTTGCTTACAGCGGTTTGCTGGCTCCGACGACAACATCCGATTCTATACCAG ATTCCCGAGCTATAACCACCTGATGGCCTTCTGGTTTCTGATTGAGCCTTCCATTTATAAAATGGTTCGCGTCACAAGAGCGATATCAGCTGCCAAGAGGAATGAAGAAGTGGTTACACACGCACGTCCATCAACG AGACAGCTGCTTCAGCCAATTGACGAGTTCTTCCTTTTTCTCTGCTTCCTGTCGGTGGGTTTGAAAGAAAGGGACCTCGCAAACCGCTTCAACGTACACCAGTCCACTGTGAGCCGCATCATTGCAACATGGACAAGTTTTCTTACAACTTTATTGGGGTCACAGTGCATCTGGCTTACACCTGCAGAAGTTCAAGCCCACCTCCCAGAGGCCTTCAAAGATTTCCCAGACACACAGGTGATCCTGGATTGCACAGAGCTGAGGTGTCAAACACCATCCTCACTCCTCCTCCAAAGTGAAATGTATTCTACATACAAATCTCACTGCACCATGAAAGCCCTGGTTGGCATAGCCCCACATGGCGCAGTGACATTTGTTTCCAGTTTGTACGGTGGTTCTGTCAGCGACAAGGAGATTTTCAAACAGTCTGGAATAGCTGCGTTGTTGACTGAAAACATGGCAGTGATGGTAGATAAGGGCTTCCTGATCAGCGATTGCTGCAAATGCAAAGTGTACTGCCCACCTTTTCTGTCGAAGCAGAAGCAAATGCCGGCCTATCAGGTGAGGGAGACACAGGCCATTGTCAGACTGAGGGTTCATGTGGAGCGTGTCATCAggaggataaaagagaacaaacTTTTTGATGGCGTCATCCTCCTGTCCCATGCCTACAACATCAACCAGCTGTTTGCAGTAGCATGTATGCTGTCAAActatcagaacaaagcactggtCAAGAAATGG GTAGTCCTCCTGTGCCCACACTACAAAGTCACACCACTGCATCCCAGACACAAGAAGTTGACCCTGTACTTACCA GATGCGGCTGATAAGGAGGTGTACAGTCAAACTCCACTGGGAATCCTCTGTGTCGGAGAACATCCGCAGCTCAACCCATCCAGTGTGGCAATCATCTTGGAGGGGAATGTAGTGATGGATGGACCGGCTAACCTGCCTCAGGCCTTCTGTGTCCTGTTCGGACTCATTTATGCCCTGCAATTGGAGTACCCAAA